The proteins below come from a single Oncorhynchus keta strain PuntledgeMale-10-30-2019 chromosome 1, Oket_V2, whole genome shotgun sequence genomic window:
- the kank4 gene encoding KN motif and ankyrin repeat domain-containing protein 4 isoform X6, which translates to MDRKSANGYPKAGGESGGGGQKKQLPYSVETPYGFHLDLDFLKYVDDIEKGNTIKRVHIQRKARGPPKFSTLPRNFSLPGHGARSAPKDTWSSTSTLGPKPRGRVTEVQQFLDFRASDGGSGMAGGQSQSSRAQGSGLSPARPREEAGAGVSAEKPLGRPNLLRTSSMPITIPHRKASESGDERIENGSSENVFRAVPQDRSGLHQQITAALKRVRELEDMVRTIPELKSQICSLREEREHLILRLQAQTKPQAPPPPQRASPSPAQIIDPQPPGSGAVVDTRRAESSASETETQQESLRSTAQEAEADRLLAAQASEGPDRQREALVNPLEKTAELAEDVTVQNAPEPSEKGVIVQVIEGVSGEGDLLSIEQLQAKLVTLEAKLSQASEELEETNSLLRQQVEDNRMKQERILQLSEGGREGKEEVCGERHTSRRTSVDQQTETERVVIINQGTESERADVVEQETDTERIVICLIRERANSVDQGTETERVEAVNQVAETEMIIACPVRPRGNSVDQGTVTERVEAVNQVAETEMIIACPVRPRGNSVDQGTETERVEAVNQVTETEKVDTVNQVAETEKVNTVNQVTETERVDTVNQVTETERVDTVNQVAETPPGDRLDQGTETQTVVSVDQMTDTVPVRPVRPARHRANSVDHCRETQIQAGVRVDHGKETVDTMNQLTETQTAPVRPVRPARHRANSMDQGTETERVSTVDQVTETEAAQSADQQTETERDRGETSNTPHRAIEIESAAIVSAAIESAVTEISGAESAVKNGDITESAVTEEGFVIIECVDTESMVTENVVTENVNTERMVTKRQEVVVENAVEQITMTESVLKQSMTTEGMVIESVVTEESVVTEDNAVTEESVVTEESVVPEDNAVTEESVVPEESVVTEDNAVTEESVVTEDNAVTEESVVTEESVVTEVSFPCLCPLVHNVSVVKETPVVPESPVAAPTPSSSQTQPQPGQKESVQPQAQPQTQDPRRGSNPALGQVVTRLTGLINEQWAQLGSSQEKPDKQETSSPSTQKLEAGQGKPSTGKSAGKSGPSKMSSIQSQLVSSLSALSAFYSPGQKATANKQQGLKSIMKKNGAADKQGNRGGAKKNLKFVGVNGGYETTSSEEESSGEEKEEAEEVDSSEPEEMQEDQGKEEEQEEGAGESQGQGEDTATGEMAQGAGPQAGETEGQGDPQDPESSQALLEEQPEAGETIDKDFMEACHYIKDRMAEVATPDKEMKHILTVLYQEWFRVSSQKDSLADTVTLYLREVGIATPTLLRYIVNLADGNGNTALHYSVSHSNFPVVKLLLDTGMGYSSTSLQHTGLCEVDTQNKAGYTAVMLASLTAADGSDDMEVALQLLREGDVNARASQAGQTALMLAVSHGRTAMVRLLLSCQADLNIQDKDGSTALICACEHSHVEIARILLESDHCDTSLTDKDGQSALSVAVAASHSELVDLLKTHSDSTTQASNLSSTTTSATIITTTTASLL; encoded by the exons ATGGACAGGAAAAGTG CCAATGGCTACCCTAAGGccggaggagagagtggaggtggGGGTCAGAAGAAGCAGCTGCCCTACTCCGTAGAGACCCCCTACGGCTTCCACCTGGACCTCGACTTCCTCAAATATGTGGACGACATCGAGAAAGGCAACACCATCAAGCGGGTCCACATCCAGCGCAAGGCCAGGGGTCCTCCTAAGTTCAGCACCCTGCCCAGGAACTTCAGCCTGCCTGGGCATGGGGCACGTTCGGCCCCCAAGGACACCTGGTCTTCCACCTCTACTCTGGGACCCAAGCCCCGGGGCAGAGTCACAGAGGTTCAGCAGTTCTTGGATTTTAGAGCCAGTGATGGAGGCAGTGGTATGGCGGGGGGGCAGAGCCAGAGCAGCAGAGCGCAGGGGAGTGGCTTATCCCCGgccaggcccagggaggaggcaggggctGGTGTGTCAGCCGAGAAGCCCCTGGGGAGGCCCAACCTCCTCCGGACTTCCAGCATGCCCATTACCATCCCTCACAGGAAGGCCTCTGAGTCCGGGGACGAGAGAATCGAGAACGGCTCATCTGAGAATGTATTCCGCGCTGTGCCCCAGGACAGGTCGGGGCTGCACCAGCAGATCACCGCGGCCCTGAAGAGGGTCAGAGAGCTGGAGGATATGGTGAGGACCATCCCAGAGCTCAAGTCCCAGATCTGCTcactgagggaggagagagagcatctGATTCTCAGGCTGCAGGCCCAAACCAAGCCCCAGGCTCCACCCCCCCCACAACGTGCCTCGCCCTCTCCGGCTCAGATCATTGATCCTCAGCCGCCGGGGTCTGGAGCAGTAGTTGATACCAGGAGAGCGGAAAGCAGTGcgtcagagacagaaacacaacaGGAATCCTTAAGAAGTACTGCACAAGAAGCAGAAGCAGATAGGCTTTTAGCAGCACAGGCATCAGAGGGACCAGACCGACAAAGAGAGGCATTAGTGAATCCATTAGAGAAAACAGCAGAGCtagcagaggacgttacagtaCAGAACGCACCAGAACCTTCAGAGAAAGGAGTGATTGTGCAAGTCATAGAGGGAGTCAGTGGTGAGGGGGATCTCCTCAGCATCGAACAGCTCCAGGCTAAGCTAGTAACACTAGAGGCTAAGTTAAGTCAGGCCAGTGAAGAGCTGGAGGAAACCAACAGTCTCCTCAGACAACAGGTAGAGGACAACAGGATGAAGCAGGAGAGGATACTTCAGctaagcgagggagggagagagggaaaggaggaggtgTGTGGGGAGAGACATACAAGTAGGAGGACCAGTGTGGACCagcagacagagaccgagagagtggTCATTATAAACcaggggacagagtcagagagggcTGATGTGGTGGAGCAGGAGACTGATACAGAGAGGATAGTGATatgtttaatcagagagagagCTAACAGTGTGGACCAggggacagagacggagagagtggAAGCGGTGAACCAGGTGGCCGAGACAGAGATGATTATTGCATGCCCAGTTAGACCAAGGGGCAACAGTGTGGACCAGgggacagtgacagagagagtggaagCGGTGAACCAGGTGGCCGAGACAGAGATGATTATTGCATGCCCAGTCAGACCAAGGGGCAACAGTGTGGACCAggggacagagacggagagagtggAAGCGGTGAACCAG gtgacagagacagagaaagtggaCACTGTAAACCAGgtggcagagacagagaaagtgaaCACTGTaaaccaggtgacagagacagagagagtggacaCTGTaaaccaggtgacagagacagagagagtggacaCTGTAAACCAGGTGGCAGAGACACCGCCTGGAGACAGATTAGACcaggggacagagacacagacagtagtCAGTGTGGACCAGATGACAGACACAGTACCTGTACGTCCAGTGAGACCAGCAAGACACAGGGCTAACAGTGTGGACCATTGTAGAGAGACACAAATACAGGCAGGAGTCCGTGTAGACCATGGGAAAGAGACAGTGGATACTATGAACCAgctgacagagacacagacagcacCTGTACGTCCAGTGAGACCAGCAAGACACAGGGCTAATAGCATggaccaggggacagagacagagagagtgagtacagtggaccaggtgacagagacagaggcagcacAGAGTGCAGACcagcaaacagagacagagagagacagaggtgagacTAGCAATACCCCACATAGAGCTATAGAGATAGAAAGTGCAGCTATAGTAAGTGCAGCCATAGAAAGTGCGGTCACAGAAATTTCTGGAGCAGAAAGTGCTGTCAAAAATGGGGATATCACTGAGAGTGCAGTAACTGAAGAAGGTTTTGTGATTATAGAATGTGTGGACACAGAAAGTATGGTCACAGAGAATGTGGTCACAGAAAATGTTAACACAGAAAGAATGGTAACAAAGAGACAAGAAGTGGTAGTAGAGAATGCAGTTGAACAAATTACAATGACTGAAAGTGTGCTTAAACAGAGTATGACCACAGAGGGTATGGTCATTGAGAGTGTGGTCACAGAAGAGAGTGTGGTCACAGAAGACAATGCGGTCACAGAGGAGAGTGTGGTCACAGAAGAGAGTGTAGTCCCAGAAGACAATGCGGTCACAGAAGAGAGTGTGGTCCCAGAAGAGAGTGTGGTCACAGAAGACAATGCAGTCACAGAAGAGAGTGTGGTCACAGAAGACAATGCAGTCACAGAAGAGAGTGTGGTCACAGAAGAGAGTGTGGTCACAGAAGTCtctttcccctgtctctgtcccctggtccACAATGTTAGTGTGGTGAAAGAAACTCCCGTAGTCCCAGAGAGCCCAGTAGCAGCACCCACCCCCTCTTCCAGCCAGACCCAGCCTCAACCAGGTCAGAAGGAGTCTGTGCAGCCCCAGGCCCAGCCTCAGACCCAGGACCCTCGTCGGGGCTCCAACCCAGCATTAGGCCAGGTAGTAACACGCCTCACAGGGCTGATTAACGAGCAGTGGGCCCAGCTGGGTAGCAGCCAAGAGAAGCCGGACAAGCAGGAGACCTCCAGCCCCAGCACCCAGAAGCTTGAAGCCGGGCAGGGGAAGCCTTCAACGGGCAAATCAGCAGGGAAGTCAGGGCCGTCTAAGATGAGCTCCATCCAGAGCCAGCTGGTCAGCTCCCTCAGTGCCCTGTCTGCATTCTACTCCCCTGGACAGAAGGCTACTGCCAACAAACAACAAG GTCTGAAATCCATCATGAAGAAGAACGGTGCTGCTGACAAgcaggggaacagaggaggagccAAGAAGAACCTCAAGTTTGTGGGAGTCAACGGAGG GTATGAGACCACCTCCAGTGAGGAGGAGTCGAgcggggaggagaaggaggaggctgaggaggtgGACAGCTCTGAGCCTGAGGAGATGCAGGAGGatcaggggaaggaggaggagcaggaggagggagcTGGAGAATCCCAGGGCCAGGGAGAGGACACTGCCACAGGAGAGATGGCCCAGGGAGCAGGCCCTCAGGCTGGGGAGACAGAGGGCCAGGGAGACCCTCAAGACCCAGAGTCCAGCCAGGCACTCCTGGAGGAGCAGCCAGAAGCAGG GGAGACAATAGATAAGGACTTCATGGAGGCGTGTCACTACATTAAGGATCGTATGGCAGAGGTGGCAACCCCTGATAAAGAAATG AAACACATCCTGACCGTGTTGTACCAGGAGTGGTTCCGTGTGTCCAGTCAGAAGGACTCGCTGGCCGACACTGTCACCCTCTATCTGAGAGAGGTGGGCATCGCCACGCCAACCCTCCTGCGTTACATCGTAAACCTGGCCGATGGTAACGGCAACACAGCACTCCACTACAGCGTGTCCCACTCCAACTTCCCTGTGGTCAAACTGCTGCTGGACACTGGTATGGGATATTCATCCACCTCTCTACAACACACTG GTCTGTGTGAGGTGGACACCCAGAACAAAGCAGGCTACACAGCGGTGATGCTGGCCTCTCTGACAGCTGCTGATGGATCAGACGACATGGAGGTGGCTCTACAGCtactgagagagggagatgtcaatGCCCGAGCCAGCCAG
- the kank4 gene encoding KN motif and ankyrin repeat domain-containing protein 4 isoform X5, whose protein sequence is MDRKSANGYPKAGGESGGGGQKKQLPYSVETPYGFHLDLDFLKYVDDIEKGNTIKRVHIQRKARGPPKFSTLPRNFSLPGHGARSAPKDTWSSTSTLGPKPRGRVTEVQQFLDFRASDGGSGMAGGQSQSSRAQGSGLSPARPREEAGAGVSAEKPLGRPNLLRTSSMPITIPHRKASESGDERIENGSSENVFRAVPQDRSGLHQQITAALKRVRELEDMVRTIPELKSQICSLREEREHLILRLQAQTKPQAPPPPQRASPSPAQIIDPQPPGSGAVVDTRRAESSASETETQQESLRSTAQEAEADRLLAAQASEGPDRQREALVNPLEKTAELAEDVTVQNAPEPSEKGVIVQVIEGVSGEGDLLSIEQLQAKLVTLEAKLSQASEELEETNSLLRQQVEDNRMKQERILQLSEGGREGKEEVCGERHTSRRTSVDQQTETERVVIINQGTESERADVVEQETDTERIVICLIRERANSVDQGTETERVEAVNQVAETEMIIACPVRPRGNSVDQGTVTERVEAVNQVAETEMIIACPVRPRGNSVDQGTETERVEAVNQVAETEMIIACPVRPRGNSVDQGTVTERVEAVNQVTETEKVDTVNQVAETEKVNTVNQVTETERVDTVNQVTETERVDTVNQVAETPPGDRLDQGTETQTVVSVDQMTDTVPVRPVRPARHRANSVDHCRETQIQAGVRVDHGKETVDTMNQLTETQTAPVRPVRPARHRANSMDQGTETERVSTVDQVTETEAAQSADQQTETERDRGETSNTPHRAIEIESAAIVSAAIESAVTEISGAESAVKNGDITESAVTEEGFVIIECVDTESMVTENVVTENVNTERMVTKRQEVVVENAVEQITMTESVLKQSMTTEGMVIESVVTEESVVTEDNAVTEESVVTEESVVPEDNAVTEESVVPEESVVTEDNAVTEESVVTEDNAVTEESVVTEESVVTEVSFPCLCPLVHNVSVVKETPVVPESPVAAPTPSSSQTQPQPGQKESVQPQAQPQTQDPRRGSNPALGQVVTRLTGLINEQWAQLGSSQEKPDKQETSSPSTQKLEAGQGKPSTGKSAGKSGPSKMSSIQSQLVSSLSALSAFYSPGQKATANKQQGLKSIMKKNGAADKQGNRGGAKKNLKFVGVNGGYETTSSEEESSGEEKEEAEEVDSSEPEEMQEDQGKEEEQEEGAGESQGQGEDTATGEMAQGAGPQAGETEGQGDPQDPESSQALLEEQPEAGETIDKDFMEACHYIKDRMAEVATPDKEMKHILTVLYQEWFRVSSQKDSLADTVTLYLREVGIATPTLLRYIVNLADGNGNTALHYSVSHSNFPVVKLLLDTGMGYSSTSLQHTGLCEVDTQNKAGYTAVMLASLTAADGSDDMEVALQLLREGDVNARASQAGQTALMLAVSHGRTAMVRLLLSCQADLNIQDKDGSTALICACEHSHVEIARILLESDHCDTSLTDKDGQSALSVAVAASHSELVDLLKTHSDSTTQASNLSSTTTSATIITTTTASLL, encoded by the exons ATGGACAGGAAAAGTG CCAATGGCTACCCTAAGGccggaggagagagtggaggtggGGGTCAGAAGAAGCAGCTGCCCTACTCCGTAGAGACCCCCTACGGCTTCCACCTGGACCTCGACTTCCTCAAATATGTGGACGACATCGAGAAAGGCAACACCATCAAGCGGGTCCACATCCAGCGCAAGGCCAGGGGTCCTCCTAAGTTCAGCACCCTGCCCAGGAACTTCAGCCTGCCTGGGCATGGGGCACGTTCGGCCCCCAAGGACACCTGGTCTTCCACCTCTACTCTGGGACCCAAGCCCCGGGGCAGAGTCACAGAGGTTCAGCAGTTCTTGGATTTTAGAGCCAGTGATGGAGGCAGTGGTATGGCGGGGGGGCAGAGCCAGAGCAGCAGAGCGCAGGGGAGTGGCTTATCCCCGgccaggcccagggaggaggcaggggctGGTGTGTCAGCCGAGAAGCCCCTGGGGAGGCCCAACCTCCTCCGGACTTCCAGCATGCCCATTACCATCCCTCACAGGAAGGCCTCTGAGTCCGGGGACGAGAGAATCGAGAACGGCTCATCTGAGAATGTATTCCGCGCTGTGCCCCAGGACAGGTCGGGGCTGCACCAGCAGATCACCGCGGCCCTGAAGAGGGTCAGAGAGCTGGAGGATATGGTGAGGACCATCCCAGAGCTCAAGTCCCAGATCTGCTcactgagggaggagagagagcatctGATTCTCAGGCTGCAGGCCCAAACCAAGCCCCAGGCTCCACCCCCCCCACAACGTGCCTCGCCCTCTCCGGCTCAGATCATTGATCCTCAGCCGCCGGGGTCTGGAGCAGTAGTTGATACCAGGAGAGCGGAAAGCAGTGcgtcagagacagaaacacaacaGGAATCCTTAAGAAGTACTGCACAAGAAGCAGAAGCAGATAGGCTTTTAGCAGCACAGGCATCAGAGGGACCAGACCGACAAAGAGAGGCATTAGTGAATCCATTAGAGAAAACAGCAGAGCtagcagaggacgttacagtaCAGAACGCACCAGAACCTTCAGAGAAAGGAGTGATTGTGCAAGTCATAGAGGGAGTCAGTGGTGAGGGGGATCTCCTCAGCATCGAACAGCTCCAGGCTAAGCTAGTAACACTAGAGGCTAAGTTAAGTCAGGCCAGTGAAGAGCTGGAGGAAACCAACAGTCTCCTCAGACAACAGGTAGAGGACAACAGGATGAAGCAGGAGAGGATACTTCAGctaagcgagggagggagagagggaaaggaggaggtgTGTGGGGAGAGACATACAAGTAGGAGGACCAGTGTGGACCagcagacagagaccgagagagtggTCATTATAAACcaggggacagagtcagagagggcTGATGTGGTGGAGCAGGAGACTGATACAGAGAGGATAGTGATatgtttaatcagagagagagCTAACAGTGTGGACCAggggacagagacggagagagtggAAGCGGTGAACCAGGTGGCCGAGACAGAGATGATTATTGCATGCCCAGTTAGACCAAGGGGCAACAGTGTGGACCAGgggacagtgacagagagagtggaagCGGTGAACCAGGTGGCCGAGACAGAGATGATTATTGCATGCCCAGTCAGACCAAGGGGCAACAGTGTGGACCAggggacagagacggagagagtggAAGCGGTGAACCAG GTGGCCGAGACAGAGATGATTATTGCATGCCCAGTCAGACCAAGGGGCAACAGTGTGGACCAGgggacagtgacagagagagtggaagCGGTgaaccaggtgacagagacagagaaagtggaCACTGTAAACCAGgtggcagagacagagaaagtgaaCACTGTaaaccaggtgacagagacagagagagtggacaCTGTaaaccaggtgacagagacagagagagtggacaCTGTAAACCAGGTGGCAGAGACACCGCCTGGAGACAGATTAGACcaggggacagagacacagacagtagtCAGTGTGGACCAGATGACAGACACAGTACCTGTACGTCCAGTGAGACCAGCAAGACACAGGGCTAACAGTGTGGACCATTGTAGAGAGACACAAATACAGGCAGGAGTCCGTGTAGACCATGGGAAAGAGACAGTGGATACTATGAACCAgctgacagagacacagacagcacCTGTACGTCCAGTGAGACCAGCAAGACACAGGGCTAATAGCATggaccaggggacagagacagagagagtgagtacagtggaccaggtgacagagacagaggcagcacAGAGTGCAGACcagcaaacagagacagagagagacagaggtgagacTAGCAATACCCCACATAGAGCTATAGAGATAGAAAGTGCAGCTATAGTAAGTGCAGCCATAGAAAGTGCGGTCACAGAAATTTCTGGAGCAGAAAGTGCTGTCAAAAATGGGGATATCACTGAGAGTGCAGTAACTGAAGAAGGTTTTGTGATTATAGAATGTGTGGACACAGAAAGTATGGTCACAGAGAATGTGGTCACAGAAAATGTTAACACAGAAAGAATGGTAACAAAGAGACAAGAAGTGGTAGTAGAGAATGCAGTTGAACAAATTACAATGACTGAAAGTGTGCTTAAACAGAGTATGACCACAGAGGGTATGGTCATTGAGAGTGTGGTCACAGAAGAGAGTGTGGTCACAGAAGACAATGCGGTCACAGAGGAGAGTGTGGTCACAGAAGAGAGTGTAGTCCCAGAAGACAATGCGGTCACAGAAGAGAGTGTGGTCCCAGAAGAGAGTGTGGTCACAGAAGACAATGCAGTCACAGAAGAGAGTGTGGTCACAGAAGACAATGCAGTCACAGAAGAGAGTGTGGTCACAGAAGAGAGTGTGGTCACAGAAGTCtctttcccctgtctctgtcccctggtccACAATGTTAGTGTGGTGAAAGAAACTCCCGTAGTCCCAGAGAGCCCAGTAGCAGCACCCACCCCCTCTTCCAGCCAGACCCAGCCTCAACCAGGTCAGAAGGAGTCTGTGCAGCCCCAGGCCCAGCCTCAGACCCAGGACCCTCGTCGGGGCTCCAACCCAGCATTAGGCCAGGTAGTAACACGCCTCACAGGGCTGATTAACGAGCAGTGGGCCCAGCTGGGTAGCAGCCAAGAGAAGCCGGACAAGCAGGAGACCTCCAGCCCCAGCACCCAGAAGCTTGAAGCCGGGCAGGGGAAGCCTTCAACGGGCAAATCAGCAGGGAAGTCAGGGCCGTCTAAGATGAGCTCCATCCAGAGCCAGCTGGTCAGCTCCCTCAGTGCCCTGTCTGCATTCTACTCCCCTGGACAGAAGGCTACTGCCAACAAACAACAAG GTCTGAAATCCATCATGAAGAAGAACGGTGCTGCTGACAAgcaggggaacagaggaggagccAAGAAGAACCTCAAGTTTGTGGGAGTCAACGGAGG GTATGAGACCACCTCCAGTGAGGAGGAGTCGAgcggggaggagaaggaggaggctgaggaggtgGACAGCTCTGAGCCTGAGGAGATGCAGGAGGatcaggggaaggaggaggagcaggaggagggagcTGGAGAATCCCAGGGCCAGGGAGAGGACACTGCCACAGGAGAGATGGCCCAGGGAGCAGGCCCTCAGGCTGGGGAGACAGAGGGCCAGGGAGACCCTCAAGACCCAGAGTCCAGCCAGGCACTCCTGGAGGAGCAGCCAGAAGCAGG GGAGACAATAGATAAGGACTTCATGGAGGCGTGTCACTACATTAAGGATCGTATGGCAGAGGTGGCAACCCCTGATAAAGAAATG AAACACATCCTGACCGTGTTGTACCAGGAGTGGTTCCGTGTGTCCAGTCAGAAGGACTCGCTGGCCGACACTGTCACCCTCTATCTGAGAGAGGTGGGCATCGCCACGCCAACCCTCCTGCGTTACATCGTAAACCTGGCCGATGGTAACGGCAACACAGCACTCCACTACAGCGTGTCCCACTCCAACTTCCCTGTGGTCAAACTGCTGCTGGACACTGGTATGGGATATTCATCCACCTCTCTACAACACACTG GTCTGTGTGAGGTGGACACCCAGAACAAAGCAGGCTACACAGCGGTGATGCTGGCCTCTCTGACAGCTGCTGATGGATCAGACGACATGGAGGTGGCTCTACAGCtactgagagagggagatgtcaatGCCCGAGCCAGCCAG